In a genomic window of Lacrimispora sp. BS-2:
- a CDS encoding GntR family transcriptional regulator, whose product MMQGQSIKNQVYEGIMKDILDGVYQANDIINERTIIEKYGVSKTPVREALVQLCSEEVLNNIPRFGYQLTAILPSQIIEIIEYRKVIELGALELCFFRLTKEQIDELKRQNEEAAGLIDTRDSKLHWEANNLFHRTLCSYCGNGYIQKSLADAMNICTRISNQYFTKLWNESKVSDGSNHVHLVAAIESGDLELAKATLIDDVESFKHEIL is encoded by the coding sequence ATGATGCAGGGCCAATCGATTAAAAACCAGGTATACGAGGGCATAATGAAAGATATATTGGATGGCGTATATCAGGCAAATGATATTATCAATGAAAGAACAATCATAGAAAAATACGGGGTCAGCAAGACTCCGGTGAGAGAGGCCCTGGTACAGCTGTGCAGTGAAGAGGTGCTTAATAATATTCCAAGATTCGGCTACCAGCTTACTGCCATACTTCCAAGCCAGATTATAGAGATTATAGAATACAGGAAAGTGATTGAATTGGGCGCTCTGGAGTTATGTTTTTTCCGCCTTACCAAAGAACAGATTGATGAATTAAAGCGTCAAAACGAAGAGGCGGCAGGGCTTATTGATACCAGGGACTCGAAGTTACACTGGGAAGCCAATAATCTTTTTCACAGAACATTGTGCAGCTACTGTGGGAACGGCTACATACAGAAATCACTGGCAGATGCCATGAATATCTGTACCAGAATCTCCAACCAATATTTTACAAAGCTATGGAATGAAAGTAAGGTTTCCGATGGAAGCAACCATGTCCATCTGGTAGCTGCCATTGAGTCCGGAGATTTGGAGCTGGCAAAGGCGACTTTGATTGATGATGTGGAATCATTTAAGCATGAGATATTATAA
- a CDS encoding carbohydrate ABC transporter permease, whose protein sequence is MGYKNKKNLASFAVHGTLIMISFICILPILWMCLISIKPTSESISGFQSILIENPTLSNFNKLFSMIPVAANFFNSVFTTVMGTVTSLFFCSLAGFAFAKYKFPGRNFLFYFVIATMLVPPEVGAVPLFVIMKKLNLINSLWSLVIPRIATAVGIFYMHQYISDVPDELIEAAKIDGCRDFGIFRRIILPVIKPALASWASVTLIARWNDFFWPLLFLRKQVKYTLMVTISLLPVSEGLSTPWPVILSGTTLVIIPIIVLYLILQTFQKAGMMAGAVKG, encoded by the coding sequence ATGGGATATAAGAATAAGAAAAATCTGGCATCCTTTGCAGTTCATGGGACATTAATCATGATCTCATTCATCTGCATTCTTCCTATTTTATGGATGTGCCTGATTTCCATTAAGCCAACTTCAGAAAGCATCAGTGGGTTTCAGTCCATTTTGATTGAAAATCCTACGTTAAGCAACTTTAACAAGCTGTTTTCCATGATACCTGTTGCTGCCAACTTTTTTAACAGTGTGTTTACTACAGTTATGGGAACGGTGACTTCTCTGTTCTTCTGTTCCCTGGCAGGATTTGCCTTTGCAAAGTACAAGTTTCCGGGGAGAAATTTCCTGTTTTACTTTGTTATTGCAACCATGCTGGTTCCGCCGGAGGTGGGGGCTGTTCCCTTGTTCGTGATCATGAAGAAGCTGAATCTGATTAACAGTCTGTGGTCCCTGGTGATTCCGAGGATTGCTACAGCTGTAGGCATTTTCTATATGCACCAGTATATAAGCGACGTGCCGGATGAACTGATTGAGGCGGCTAAAATAGACGGATGCAGGGATTTTGGGATCTTCCGCCGGATTATCCTGCCGGTTATTAAACCGGCTCTGGCTTCCTGGGCCTCCGTAACCCTGATTGCAAGATGGAATGACTTTTTCTGGCCTTTGCTGTTCTTAAGAAAACAGGTCAAATATACACTGATGGTAACCATTTCTCTGCTGCCTGTCAGTGAGGGTCTTTCAACGCCCTGGCCTGTAATTCTTTCAGGTACAACGCTTGTAATTATTCCAATAATTGTGTTATATTTAATATTGCAGACATTTCAGAAAGCTGGAATGATGGCAGGGGCTGTAAAAGGCTAA